CCAGTCAATTCCAATGGACATGCAGGTAAACAACGTAAGTCCTGACACCACTCTCTGCAGTGCGGGTTGTTGTACTGAACAACAAAACCCAGTCAGTCAGATATGTTGTTTTTGCACTTTACTGCCCAGCAATCTttttctctctacctctctccccctcttaaTGCTTGTCGATTTTCTGATCTATGTCAGATGTTGAAGGGTATCTGAAGACAGATGACAGAATGCGTCTAGCCAAGGAGAGgcgagaagagagagagaagagtctGGGTGAGTACCCTTGGGACTCTTGTCAACAGATAAGCAGGGCTTGATGTGACATAGAATCTGACTTTTAAGGCCATTTCTTTATTCAgtgataattatttatttattgagccCATAGTCTTTATTTggtgaaatgtattattatactgaaaaatatcacattttgatcgtatttatatacatatttatatattaaatggCTTCTCCTGTTGTCACCCTATGGGGAGTTCCGCTACGCGCTTTATGTTTCAGAATGGGCTCAGGTAGCCACGGCCCTGAGCTGGAtcagtgagtgaatgtgtttCTCCCCCTCTCCTGTGTCCCAGTGGCACGTGAGCAGGCGATCCGTGAGAAGGAGCGCCGTGCACGTTTGCAGTATGAGAAGACAGTGGAGGAGCGCTGGAGACGGCTGGAAGAACAGCGGCAGAAAGAGGACCAGCGGCGTGCTGCTGTGGAGGAGAAAAGGCGACAACAGCTTGAGGAGGAAAAGGTCAGATGTCAAACCACCTGTCCCTCATCTATACTTGTGACCTGTACAGATTATTACATTAAGGTTCATCATATCCCACTGAAGACAGTCTAATTAAGCAGAGGTGACCCAACCCACATCTGATATATTCTGATATTCTGGGAGCTTGGACTTAATTGGCTGGGTGTTTGAGGGAGCTTTATCACATTTTGATGGCCCTGGAAACACTTTACCTGTCACCCAATCGAGTTGCTATGAATAGCAGCTATAATGTGATGCTAAATATGACACAtgtacattttctgtgtttaaattaataaataaatacactataCCTGCCCCTCACACTGGATTTTTAGATGCAGTGAATCCAATGGTAGTTTTGTTCCATTTATGGTCCTTTATGCTTCTGTGAGGCATGCAAAAACTCATGAATCTGTTCATGGACATCCATATAATTCATAGACAGCAATACATCCACAGGTTACAAGATAATAATCCACAGTAGTGAAAATCTTATGCCAGTCACTCTCTACTCCCTCACTTCTAGCCTGTGATCAAGTAACTGTGACTCAACTAAAAGTCCCCGCTGCACAATATGACACCTCTGGTGTGTAAGGCAGTCAGACAAATCCATCCACTTAATTCAAACATGTCCAGTGATTTCCATTTAGGTATTTCCAAGTGTGTTCATTCACGTTTGATCAGTTGAGAAACTGTGAAGCACATGCTGAAATTTCTCCCTCCTTAAATCCCTGCCATCCTCAATTAAGCCTCTGGCTGGCTGACTCTCTGACAGACTGGTGGGGAAGCGGGGCTTGTGCTCCGAAGTGCTGAGATCTCATTCTTCCTCTACGTTCTGTTCCGGGAACAGCGAGATCTCATTAGATGGGGCGGTGAGGGATATGACTGTGCAGATGGATCTGGCCACTTGCAGCGCTGTGTGAGAAGGTCACTTTGTCTCTGATGTCAGTAAGAGCATGCAGCACAGAGAACAGAGGACTAATACCGTTCTTCTGGCATAGTAAAAatccatgtttattttatgtatacatttttttctcaattgatgctttatacaaatatatattttcatgttgTACAGAGTGTGTTAAACGGTTTACTTGAGATTTTCATCTACATCATAGGAGTCCAGTAAGAAGTGAGCAGATCCTTCTTCTTGTCAGGATAAGTATAGCTTAGCCCTCATCACCAAAGCTAGCACAAATGATGCATGTGTTCACACACGTATGTCTATGTTCTTACCTGGTATTATCAACCTCTCCCCACACCCAAACTAACCTTGACTCCAGCTGCCAGTGCCTGAGGTGCACGCCACTTAATCTGAGGTTTCACATCACCGTCCTACATTCTCCAGTTAGGATGTGGGTTGTCATTGTTCATTCCTTTTTGATTAATTATTGACATATCCACATTGTTTAAGCAAACGAAACAGTGCAGTTCCATGCAGGGGTTATATCTAACCCTTAAATAACAgtcatcatttttattactattgGCAATGTTGGCCTGTTACTGGGTAATCAACTACATCTAAAACTTTTATTACATCTTTAACCAGACTGTTATTCTATAGGATTTGGTTTAATTTGTGTAGAATTTAACCTTGAATAAATCACTTTTAATAACTAAAATTAAGATGTTCTGATGGGGAGTTCATTGTATCAagtaatcaaattcaaattttatttgtcacatgcatagtcatacacggtatgatatgcagtgaaatgttttttgcgactgctacagaccacagtattgcaaatgatgcaagtgtacaatgaaccaatatgcaaatattgcaaacataaccaaatattacacttttacgtctttaacataaaatatgtttaactggaagggtgaaggtgtgcaaatgagtgaaagacaatgtttaaagaaaatagccataaaaaaaaagagcagtaaagtaagattttgtgcaaagtgattgaaggtgaaagtgaaagtgctggagttctatgtactgttgttgctGAGAAATCAGCTCACATTTCATGTTATTTGCCGTGTGTTTACTTCGAAACATTGCTTAATACTCTTGCAGTGCTGTCTCCTAAGTAAAAAGTGAAGATAAAGACTCTACTCTATCTCATACGTGATAACTGTAATACTTCATTGTGGCATGACGCAGAGATGTCCCAGTTCTGTCACTGATTATCTGTCTGTTGCACAGGCTCGTTGACCACATCGAAcccatgagttttttttttcttttgcccaGTAGAAATGCAATATTCAGGTGCTGTACTGAAGTCAATGAAAGATTTGCACTCAACCCCCACTTTACCTCTTTGTTAAACCACTCtgttttctctcattttattaTGCTGTGCGTGAACACTGTGTGTCCACTGTGTGTGAGATTTAGTGTTGATGCAAAATTACAAcactgtttgtatgtgtatctAACACTGTATTAATGTTCAGTCTTTGCCCATTTTAATTGGCCAGAATCCCAAAACAAAACCTTAGTGTATTTGTATTCAAAGACTTAATATATGGGCAATAAATTACCTCAACAATATCTgctttgaaacaaataaaacaaacaaaacacatcaatgcaaaaaaaaaatatatatatactttttcctaatttaacatgTAGGCTAATGGCTGCCAATGACTAACATTTAAGGTAAAGGGAATCTTATTGGAGAAGATGTTCTTTTTGACACCACttatgtgtgtatgatgtaaTTCATCATCATACACACATGGTTAAGGACTGACTGACAGGCATTACTGTCTTTAAATGAGCTGAGCACATGTTAGTGAAGCTGTCTCAGTTCGTGTTTTAGCTGCCTCTAGGTAAACATATATGAGAAGGGGTGTCATTGTTGCAGGGAGGTCAAGAAAGGTCCTTTATTGTTGCTGTGTCTAGTAATTACTAATCCTTTAACCTCTGTGGAGGACAAGAAAATGTTGACTATGTAGAATTAGGCTTGAACACAAACGTGTCAGAGTATCTGGGCAGCTTGGTGACTGTTTTGTGTCTGGAACTTCAAACCCAGGAGCGTCTAGAGGCTATGATGCGAAAATCCATGGAGCGAAGCCTGCAGCTGGAGCAGAGGCAAAAACGCTGGATGTGGGGTGGAGCACAGGGTGAGCtcacatccaaacacacacacacatgtgtggaGGAAGGGATGGTGGAAAGCATGAGCTGTGGCTTCCATCCTCTCCTCCGTGAACAAAAAACCCTCAACAATGATAACCTTTCTTCATCACCCAGCCCCTGATAAGATGCCCCAGTTGTGCAGCAGCATTAGTGATGCCTGGGAAGGAGGTTGTCAGATTATCAGAGGGGCCTGCATCGGATTTGTGAAACTGTATAGAAATATTAGCCCCTGTTTACTAAGCTTCTTAGAGAAGCTGGATCACATAAGGGATAAGGATCCATTATAATGACAAAAATTGAAACTGACTgacaatttattttgtgtttaaattgtacatttaatttttttatactaaACAATGTGTTCCATATTACACATAAACCCAGATTGGTCAGAATCACAGCAAGTACCTTTATGTCTAGTGTATATTTTACAATTACTGCACTTCGATCCAACTGAGGTGCACGTAATTGCAGTCCATTATCTTTCTCCCAAAAAGCACATGGATGCATCATTGGAAGGGTGAAGTGACTGCCCAGTTGTAAAAGTTACATTATGTTGGAGATGTTGGAGAATTTGTAACACAGTGGTTTCTGTGATGGTGTGGAATGTGGCCCTTGGTAAGTGGGCAAGAAACAGTTGGGTCATTTTGTGTGGATTTGTGGGGTGTGTGTTTCCCACTCagccttttttttcagccttgtTCTTGCCTGTGGTACCCTGGAATGCCCCAGCAGATGTGTGAAGCTCAgctccgagtgtgtgtgtgtgcgtgtgtgtgtgtaatgctcTGCTCTCCCCTGCTCACTGCCCAGGTGACTGGGAAAATGCCCCACCCCCTCTCTCCGCTGCCTCCGCCCTCCCCTATGACCTCGCCGCTCCCTCTTCTGCTGTCATCGAATCAGGCAACGGTATGAACCCCTGCCTCTGTCTCCACCCCAAACCCCCTGTCCACCCCCTCCTTCTGTCCATGGTGACCTCCTCCCTACTGCAGCCTTGACCTTGTACTCTTAAACCCCCACGCATTAATTATGTCATGTTCTTCAAAAAAGCACCTAGCACCTCATCATTGCCCCAGTTCCCCAAAGCAAAGAAGCGCTTACTGTCCATCAAGACCCACTCTGCCAGAGCTGGTGGTCACTCAGGTGCAATTCGATTTGAGTACATGGGTGAACATGTCTAGCTGAAATGAAGTTGAGTGCTGGGCTCTGATTGGGATAATGTGCAGATGGTGAGAAGTGGAGAGCAGGTTGGGGGTTTATGAGCAACAGGTCAGGGAACCTCTGCTTTGAATTGCAGCTCACTGGGGATATAAAGGATAAATTTGACTGCTAACCAAGCATCTAAAGTGCATGAAACAGAACATTGGTGTTGTGGAAgtgcgtgttctgtgtgtgctgtgaaatgtgtctttaGTGTTGGTGTTGTACATGTAGTGTTATATAACTGAGAATGTTTATGAAAGTTATTGCATAATGcagtatatataaaaagtgtTCACACTCCTGTTAAAATCccctttaaaatgtaaaaagaaaaatacaaataaatgtacaaataactGGTTGCATACGTGCACATACTCTTAAAACGAACCCTTTGTTGAAccaccttttgatttaatttaattgcaatCAATAATTACAAACGCCATGGTTCAGAGAGCTCACTTAAAGGAGCTGTAGGAATTTCTGGGAAATACAATCAACCATATTCTCCATAATGCTGGACTGTGGTGCAGGACTGTGGTGGAAGCATTTTCTTACAAAAGTAAACCATCTAGGCATATTTGTCTAAGCATGGTGGCAGTATCGTGTTTTTTCTTCAGCTAAAACTGGGGATTTAGTGAAGTGGGAGGGAATTTTGAACATTTCAAAATACCAGTCACTTTTGGCTCAAAATCTTCAGGCTTCTGAGAAAATTACCCTAGGCATGAAACCAAATTAACAAAACAATGACTTCACCAGCCAGAAATAGTTTTGGAATGGCCAAGTCAGATTATGCAACCAGATTATTGAATTTGGATTTGTGGAATATATCACAGATTTCTTTGATTTTCAATTGAATTGTTTTGGAATTATATATTGTGTCTCCTCACAGAAGCCTGGCATTTTAAAAGGAATGTCtacacattttatatagatTGTATATGTACTTTAATTATGCAAGTCAAGAGGGGAAACTGATCCTAATGTTAGTTCTAAATGTACAAATTTATTCCTGTGGTGCTCACTTTCATGGTAagtaatttcacattttcctgTGCTGGGGTCCACTGGTTCTCACAACTGGAATAAAACGAACACACAGCTCCTCTCAACTGTGCTCCTTTTCACTTGTGACTCATTTTGTCATTGTAtactttcatcatcatcatcctcactagATGCTGTGCAGGGATGCGACTAGCTCTCTTGTTAGTTCATGTTAATATCAACTTTAGTCAACCCTTCATATGTTTCCTCAGTCTTTTTTCACTGGTGTAAAAGAACAAATCTTGCTTAAAGGTGTACAATACATTATCTTATATCTTGCTTATATATTCCCCCAAATAATATACctgaaataaatacagtacgtttatttgaaattattatGTCTAGTGACATAAGTCATTGGGATGTAGGAGATCATTTTGAGTAATTTACTTCTGTAACTGATTAAGTTACAGAAGCCACGTTCTGAGCCACATTCCCTCTGTGTGATTCATGTGTGAAAACATGCAGTTGGTTGACTTCATCGTATATCGGAAAAGGAATGGTGTGCTTGTCTTCACCCTCCTACAATAATGCTAGGGATGGCGAATtgaaaaaaagtattaatttaAATCAGGAATTAgtatttaaaacacattcataaatatatgaatctacattttattaatgttttagtATATTGCACATTAATTATGAGAAAATATAATgatgttatatttatataaaaggCATGTTTCCATTGGCACACCAGTAGAAAAATGCTCCCATGATTTTCTCTTCACCCCCTTTCCTCTTACTCGTTTTAATTTCTCCTCACCCCTCATCCAATTTCTTTGCATTCTGATTTCCTCTAACATTATCCTTCCATCATTACCTTTTCACTCCTCCACCTCATCATCAGCTTGTCCTCACGGTTGTCAACTGACCTCTATGGAGAACCTGGGCCTCCCACGTCTCctgtcccacacacactcttcactgGCCCGCTGCCACAGTGCTGCCAACCTCTGCCCAGCCTGCCCCCGCCTCGCAGGTAACTTGCTCACTAGTTAGTACCTGTGGCGGGTTTGCACAGGGGTTAAAAAAATGGGGGGATTCATTCCGCACCCTTTTGCAGTGACATTGGGAAAATATAGCTAGTTAGTTTAGCTAGTTTATGAAGGTTGAAAATGTTGGAGGATAATTATCAGTAAATTATGACACCTGGAGAGGAATTTGCAGTGGACAGAAGCTGTCACCTAAAGGATCTTTGTGCCTCAGCGTGCTAATTTGTCCACAGTTAACTTTAGCCTTCATAAAAACTTTCATCAAATTCACCTTCTATTTTCCAAAATAGTTTTTAGGTCAAGCATTTGGTAGCACTCACACATAATGATTATGAAAAATGGATATTAGATTGCTAAGAACAAGACTAACAactaaaaaatgaaagtgaacactacagcacagcacacagtgcacacaaccgTGCATACATTTAACCAGATACCTAAGGACTGTACCTTGATCaatggcaccccagtggcaccttggcggtttggcaTTCAAAACAATTGGTATGTAACAAGATCATTTATCTTGTGTAAAGTCTATCAGTGGTAATGTTATGTAGATCACTATTATTCAAGCCATATAACTATAGGTCAGATCAGACTGTACTGATCATACAATTGCTGGGTgcaatatacatatacatttactgTGTGTGATTACCAGCACATAAAGCTTCAACCCACAGGTGGAGTGTTCTGGACATCATGGGGTCCATCTGAGGTCAAACCTGAGTGTTAATTTGTTTCTCTCCCACAGTACAACTGTCTTTTTACTTACCCTTTCCAGCTCTCTTCCTCTCACACAGGGCTCTGGTATGACTTAGCAGTGTTGAACAAATTAACCAGATTTCGaagtaaatatatttctgaAGGTGCTATTGACATGGTAACATCCCATCCtattcacacatgcacagaagaTGTCCATGAATACTAGATGTCCATAAATTATGTGTGATAAAATGGAATGTCACAGGAAAATCGtattaaacatcattaaaggaATTTAATTAATACTTTTGTACAAAAGTTTTTATTGGTGATCACAACTTCACAATGCCTCCTGCATGGATTCAGGTCGGGTGATTGGCTGGGCCAATCTAGTAGCTTTATTATTCTCTTGAATCGTTGTCTTGCTGTACATAATGGTAAAAAGTGGTCCTGTTACATTTttccattcattattcattcagtTATAATGTGCCACGAATCTGCAAACTGTTGGTATGGTTTTTTTGGGCGATATGTAGTGCCTTTTGACCTCTAAACTTTGTATGTCTTTTGGCATCCAAAGAGTTTGGTCTTATCTGACCAGGAAATATTCTCTAAGTATTTACAGGCTTGTCTAAATGTTGTTCGGTGAACTTTATACTTGAATAAACATGATTCTTCTTCAGCAAGGGAGTCTTGCAATGCTCAGTGTATTCAGGCCTTGGTGGTTGagtgaattatttattgttttcttttaattaattgtgCCTTCTAATTCCAGGTATTTCTGAAGCTCTCCACATCTCTTCTGATCATTTTTGCAGAGAATACCTGGTTCGGGCCAATTTAGGACTATGGGCCCAACAGTCCTTACTGTAACCTTCAGTAGTTTAGAAATTCTGCTGTGTCCAATACAATCAGTATGTATTGCAACAATATGGTTTCAAAGTGCTTGAGATGGCTATTTGGTTTTACCAATCATGAGATGTTTCCTTGGTAATGAGATGCCTTTTTACGGGAACTAAGTGACAGGATTGCCTTTTAAGATTTCAGTGGCAGTCATGacattttttcctttcttcatgtgttcattccttTAGTTTTGCATGTGTGGATTGGATGGGTTGTTGCTGACATTTTTCATGTTAATAGCAcctttgaaatatatttacttcGAAAATAGGTGATTCAATACATATTTTGCCTGCTGTATTAGAGTCGTTcacatttgtaattaaaatgatctaCATGATTCACTTACAACCTAAAACTTTGTATAAAGTTTgtatacatttcaaaatgataaaGTGAATTTGGCTGTTTTGGTTTTAAACTACCTCATATTCTGTGTAGAGGAGGATGGGAGGAGAATGCTACTGGATATGACAGGGCATTAGGGTAACTATGCTCTGTTTGTGTATTTGGTCAGTTCCTCCTAGTCCTCACCGTTCCCCCTACCGTGGTTCACCCAGACGCCGGCCAAACCCACCACCCTATGATGAGACAAGCGGAGGAGATCTTATGTGCCCCAACACTCCCAAGGTCAgcacaaagagaaaaaatataaCCTCTTCAGTTGAAGTGAAATCCCGTCTTTGCACTCAGTCATGTTTTTATGTTCACACTCATCTCCCCCAAAGAAAGAGAGACTGCGTAGAGATCGAAGAACTGGATCTCCTGCAACAGGCTCTCCGGTGAGACGTGCAGAGTCACCGGCCAACCTCGCCCGACGCTCCGCATCTCCTGCTACCCCCAAGTATGCGCTCTCATTCGTCTCACTAAAATCACATAACTTTCTTTAAGGTCCTGTACTGGCGAAATCACATCCCTTCTATCAGGTGTTGGTGTTATTCAAGGAGCATACCTAAACTTTTTTGTACTTAATTGATCATTATAGAATTATCTTCAACCTGTCACTCCTGTAATACTAGGGTATTCATTGTCATCATagtgttttaaggacattattgATGCcttatactgtatattttgcTACTGTGTCTTTCTGATGGTTCTTATTGTAAGATATCACTTGGCTTCTAGGATGATGCCAAAGAGCCGCAACCAGTCACCTTGTCCAGTGCGCACCTACCCATCATCTCCCATGAGGCAAAGAACACCAGTTTCCGAAGCTACCAGGAAAAATGAGGACAAAGAGGTGCAAGAGAAAGGTGCCCAGGAGCTCAAAGATCATGACCTTGTTGATAAAAAGCACCTTAAAGCAGACATTATGCCTAAAAATCTCCAGAGCCCTGAGAAGGCAGCTCAGAGCAATAGCAGCCCACTTAAAAAGTACACTGGTTCTGAGAACCCAGAAAAGAAGATCTTGACTGATAACTCCAGACCAGAGAATTCAGAGAAGAAACTTCCAAAGTCTCCCTGCAATGGACTAAACACAGACAATGCAGGTGAACACATAAACAGCTTGGCATTTCTGCTATTAGAACAGTGATAGACAATTTAGATTTGGTCTAAAAGGATTAAATTGTGCTGAaaagtgaagaagaaaaaaaacgttttgtGCAGAGTCATCACCAGTGACCTCTGCTGGGAAGACCGTTGCTGGGACAACTGATGCGGAGGAGGCGTCCCGACTGCTGGCAGAACGTAGGCGCCTGGCACGTGTACAGaaagagctggaggagaaccAGCGCCGTGAGCAGGAGGAACAGGAACGgtgagtgtgtggggtggggtttGCCTGtaattttgtgaatgtgtgtttggtaATGCATGTCTGCTTTGTACAGGCATAATAATATAAGTTGAACTCCACTCTGACTTTGCTGTCTGGTTACTCACCACACATTGTTGCTCACAACACATTGGACAATATAGATCATGGCCGGATAGGTACTGTTGTATTATGTTTAATCTACTGCTGTCTATCAGGGTCAAGGCAGAGCAGCTAAAAAAGAGGCAGGCGGAGGAGCGCATTCGTCAGGAGCAAGAGACACGGCAAATCAAtgaagagaagaagaggagagaacaGGCAGAGAAGCGGCAGGAGGAGGAACAAGAGAGGCAGCTACAGGCCCAGTTGGAccgagaggtcagaggtcacaagaTGGAGGCGTACTTCAGGATCTTTCAGCACAAACATAATGATATGGCTTTGAGATGTCCTAAATGCTTTTTAATCGAACACTTCTTACTGCTGCAAACAACTGCTATGTGTGTGACAGCGGGTGGAGGCAGAGGTGCGCTCCAGGAAGAATGCAGAGCGACAGCGTCAGGAGAgagagctgcagcagcagcaggaagagcaggagCGACAGCAGAGGAAAAAGGTTTCAATATTTTAAGCAAAGTTAGTAGCACGGATAGTATTATTCTCTGTTTCACTCATttagaaacatattttttttccccagaggaTCGAAGAAATCCTGAAGAGAACTCGTAAGAGTGATAGTGAGGTGAAGGTACCAACATGATTCATCTTCCCTTTCTGTACTGTGATTCCTATTGTTAAAGGTGCAGTAAATCtacatggtctttttttaaagattctGACAGTGACAGTGCTGATTGGCTTGTGTCGTCAATCAAACCAGTCAGTGCACAAGCAGAATTGAACAATTTACGCAAGAGGAGCCCTTCAGTTCTTGAGAAGATCAAAAAGTCTGAAGTAGCTTTGAATGTCTTTGTTGAAATGAACTTTGTGGCCACCTTAGAGATCAGGTCTTGGTGTAAATCAGGACTTTCCTCTCTTTTTTGGATGAGACTGATTTACTAATATTTGTGAGTTACAATCATGTTTAATAAGGTTACATTGAGCTAGATCAGTCTGCCTGTTCTACTCATGCAGAGAGAAGATGGAAGTGCAGAACCCCTGTCTCCAGGCTCCCATCCTGGTAGGTCCTTGTCCTTAACAGATGTCTGAGACAAAAATCTGAACCAGTAactaatttaaatgattagtgaaATTGTACAAACTGAACAGTGATGAAGACCAACAAAATGGCTGAGCAGCCCCATGGTATGATTAATCCTGCTGCTAAGTAGACCCCCCTTGTGTCTGCTAATGGTAGTGGCTGGAAGAACCTCTGGTATTTTTCCATCACTGTCTAAGGCTACAGAAATGACATGCTGGAGCTGTATTCTCGTTCTAGCTCTTCTCTTGAGGGGGATCATATTTCCATCGTGTTGCAGAGTCTATTGAAAGCCACGCACCCAAGGTCCTTTGGCTATTTTTAAACATCAGGCTTTCCTCCAGTGCAGCAGAGTGTGACACCTACATGGACACTTACATTATGAAGAATAAACCACAAGGATGGTTATATTGCTCTGCAATCAATAGACTGCACATGTACACGTCACTATTTTACTGATAAAGTCAAATTGTTCATCTTTACACCTTTACAGTCTTACGGATGAATAGACAATCTAGAAACATGATGCGTCTGGTTAACACTGTCAACAGTGTTAAATGTGATAAGTTCCAAGATGTTCATAAGTGTAAGACAGGAGGTTCTAGGTCCATGACTTGTGTTGATTTGGTTTGCCCACTTTTTCTCCGAGGTGTGGTCTCCCCCTCGCAAACAAGGACTATCACCAGGTGaccaaaaggccaacaaatggcctgaagtgccaagatgGGAGAGTCTTGTTGGGGGGAGGACAGCCACTGTATTCCTGCATACCTGTAATCAGGGTTTCTCCATGGACaaagcagaaacatcaaaggacaatctgattggtctgtgacaacctTTTGGGGAGCCCAATGTCCAGTATAAATGAGGCACCTCCTTCTGAGGTGCAGGCTCCCTCTGTAGAGTTTTGCTTCTTGGtctttccccctctctttcttctttttatctAATTTGGGTCTTTCTGTAACACTGttaccattttacatacaatatttccatgtaactgtaATCTacatgtgttaataaattagaaactgttcattcatgtagcctctattgtgccataccTCTGTATGTCTAGGTAAGAGTAATAATACATCcaaataattaatggagtcataTTAACAAGGTCAACGCAGTCGCTGATGTGTTTTCCCTTCATCGCCAAGTTggattttgttttttacatcaGTGTTATTAGCATCAAGGTCTTGATAATCTTTGGGACTAACCCAACACATTGAGTCTTTAAAGTTAGTTAGAATTTCTACAAAATATGTGTCCTCAACAATTAGATAATAAAATGGGATTTATCACTGTTTTCCACAGTGTCACTGCATACAAGCACTGAAGGGAATGGTGACATGCAGATAAAGACCCAAACAAGCCCAGGCAACAAACAAGAGGGATTGCCAGCAAAGAATGAGAATGCCAAGGTCAATGAAAACAAGCAGACTGTGTCTCCATTGATTTTAAAGGCCAGTTCTCCACTGAATGGGGAGATAAACACACAAGAGAAAATGCAGGAGAAAACGGGGTT
The window above is part of the Denticeps clupeoides chromosome 6, fDenClu1.1, whole genome shotgun sequence genome. Proteins encoded here:
- the map7d2a gene encoding MAP7 domain-containing protein 2a isoform X8, which codes for MAERAPDAAAGAAAPAKVMTSPPTVQKRSQPNGHASPVHLIANPDSPAAKQNEALTPPFVTEKRPQANGHASPIRLPVNSNGHAGKQHVEGYLKTDDRMRLAKERREEREKSLVAREQAIREKERRARLQYEKTVEERWRRLEEQRQKEDQRRAAVEEKRRQQLEEEKERLEAMMRKSMERSLQLEQRQKRWMWGGAQACPHGCQLTSMENLGLPRLLSHTHSSLARCHSAANLCPACPRLAVPPSPHRSPYRGSPRRRPNPPPYDETSGGDLMCPNTPKKERLRRDRRTGSPATGSPVRRAESPANLARRSASPATPKMMPKSRNQSPCPVRTYPSSPMRQRTPVSEATRKNEDKEVQEKGAQELKDHDLVDKKHLKADIMPKNLQSPEKAAQSNSSPLKKYTGSENPEKKILTDNSRPENSEKKLPKSPCNGLNTDNAESSPVTSAGKTVAGTTDAEEASRLLAERRRLARVQKELEENQRREQEEQERVKAEQLKKRQAEERIRQEQETRQINEEKKRREQAEKRQEEEQERQLQAQLDRERVEAEVRSRKNAERQRQERELQQQQEEQERQQRKKRIEEILKRTRKSDSEVKREDGSAEPLSPGSHPVSLHTSTEGNGDMQIKTQTSPGNKQEGLPAKNENAKVNENKQTVSPLILKASSPLNGEINTQEKMQEKTGLTAQTKTKLCGDNQTSQVKARIQTSAVKQDCPPVKEPVPTPIQSVALKSVQVIEPKQNGGANALEKVQEAPQMKVQVSSETMQDTAVKTISQLSVRQATIPVKRLESTVTQAQTRTKANIQDSSALTNQKLSEVTLQQVKTQVSVHMMLQPSTQSVNGKLDFQGQMEREAGKGAVIESSTSTISTTATSRPPPPLINLESINVRSRGAEESADEVQSMEVRTDPTGHQC
- the map7d2a gene encoding MAP7 domain-containing protein 2a isoform X6, with the translated sequence MAERAPDAAAGAAAPAKVMTSPPTVQKRSQPNGHASPVHLIANPDSPAAKQNEALTPPFVTEKRPQANGHASPIRLPVNSNGHAGKQHVEGYLKTDDRMRLAKERREEREKSLVAREQAIREKERRARLQYEKTVEERWRRLEEQRQKEDQRRAAVEEKRRQQLEEEKERLEAMMRKSMERSLQLEQRQKRWMWGGAQACPHGCQLTSMENLGLPRLLSHTHSSLARCHSAANLCPACPRLAVPPSPHRSPYRGSPRRRPNPPPYDETSGGDLMCPNTPKKERLRRDRRTGSPATGSPVRRAESPANLARRSASPATPKMMPKSRNQSPCPVRTYPSSPMRQRTPVSEATRKNEDKEVQEKGAQELKDHDLVDKKHLKADIMPKNLQSPEKAAQSNSSPLKKYTGSENPEKKILTDNSRPENSEKKLPKSPCNGLNTDNAESSPVTSAGKTVAGTTDAEEASRLLAERRRLARVQKELEENQRREQEEQERVKAEQLKKRQAEERIRQEQETRQINEEKKRREQAEKRQEEEQERQLQAQLDRERVEAEVRSRKNAERQRQERELQQQQEEQERQQRKKRIEEILKRTRKSDSEVKREDGSAEPLSPGSHPVSLHTSTEGNGDMQIKTQTSPGNKQEGLPAKNENAKVNENKQTVSPLILKASSPLNGEINTQEKMQEKTGLTAQTKTKLCGDNQTSQVKARIQTSAVKQDCPPVKEPVPTPIQSVALKSVQVIEPKQNGGANALEKVQEAPQMKVQVSSETMQDTAVKTISQLSVRQATIPVKRLESTVTQAQTRTKANIQDSSALTNQKLSEVTLQQVKTQVSVHMMLQPSTQSVNGKLDFQGQMEREAGKGAVIESSTSTISTTATSRPPPPLINLESINVRSRGAEESADEVQSMEDRPYRPPVLRKGPLH